From the genome of Pseudomonas sp. FP453:
GCACTTCGCCATAGGCCAGGGTCATGTAGGAGGTGATCCGAATGCCGTGGGCGGTAGCAAAATCCACGACCTTGCGGTTTTGCAGGTAGGGGTGCAGTTCGATCTGGTTGGTGGCGATATTTTCGGCGCCCACAGCGGCAATCGCCTGTTTCATCAGGTCCAGGGTGAAATTGGAAATACCGATCTGGCGCGTCAGGCCCAGACGCTTGGCTTCCAGTAACTGCCCCATGAATTCGGCAACGGGTACCTGGTCTTCCGGGGACGGCCAGTGGATCAGGGTCAGGTCGAGATGGTCGGTACGCAATTTGCGCAGGCTTTCGCGCAGGCTGGGGATCAACTGGCCTTCGGCGAAATGGGCGATCCAGATCTTGCTGGTGATGAACAGCTCGTCGCGCGGGATACCGCTGTCGGCGATGGCCTGGCCAACCTCGGCTTCATTTTCGTAGATCTGCGCGGTGTCGATGGCGCGGTAGCCCAGTTCCAGGGCAGTGCTCACGGAGTCGATCACCACCTTGCCCTGCAAGCGGAAGGTGCCGAGGCCGAAGGCTGGAATGGTGTGTGGGGCGGTGGACATCGGTAGCTCCTGAAGGGATATCAACAATGACGACGAGTATCCGTCCGTTGTGCCTTCGGAAAAACCGCCGATTCTGAAAAGGACTCTTTACCCCAGGTCACGAATCGCGACCGGGGTTTGCATGGTCCAGGTGTGGGAGGGAGGCCCTCCCACATGTCTGGCGGGTCATCGGTCAGGCGAGTGTGGTGCGTTCGCGCAGCCGCTGCGCGGCATTGCGCAGCAGTTGCTCGGTAGCGTCCCAGCCCAGGCAACCGTCGGTCACCGATACGCCGTATTGCATCGATGCACTGAGTGGCTGGCAGCCCTCGAACAGGTGACTTTCCAGCATCATGCCGATCAGCGAGGAGTCGCCTTGCAGGCGCTGCTCCAGCACCTCGTTGAACACCGCTGGCTGACGCAAGGGGTCTTTGCCACTGTTGGCATGGCTGCAATCGACCATGATCCGCGCCGCCACCTTGGATTTGGCCAGGTCGTGTTTCACCTGGGCGACGCTTTGCTCGTCGTAGTTCGGCCCACGGTGACCGCCGCGCAGCACCAGGTGAGTGTCGGGGTTGCCCGGGGTCTGGATGATCGCCGGATGGCCTTGGCTGTCGACGCCGAAGTGACGGTGCGGGTGGGAGGCCGAGCGCATCGCATCGCAGGCAATCGCGACGCCGCCGTCGGTACCGTTCTTGAAGCCCACGGGCATGCCCAGGCCGCTGGCCATCTCGCGGTGGATCTGCGACTCGGTGGTGCGCGCGCCAATCGCTACCCAGCTGAGCAGGTCATCGAAGTAGCCGGCGGCCATGGGTTGCAGCAGTTCGGTGGCAACCGGCAGGCCCAGGCGCAGCATTTCGCGCATCAATTGACGGGACAGGGTGAGGCCGGCGGCCATGTCATCGCTGCCGTCCAGGTGCGGGTCGTAGGCCAGGCCTTTCCAGCCGATGGTGGTGCGGGGTTTTTCGACGTAGGCGCGGATCACCAGCAGCATCTGGTCACTGACTTCCAGGGCCAGTTTCTTCAGGTTGCGTGCGTACTCCATGGCCGATTCCGGGTCGTGGATCGAGCACGGGCCGACAATCACCAGCAAGCGCTTGTCTTCGCCATTGAGGATGGCGCGCACGGCTTGGCGATGGGCGTGGATCTGTTCGTTGAGGAACGGGCTGAGAGGTAGCTGGTGCTTGAGCTCAAGGGAGCTGGGCAGGCGCTGGGTCAGGGCTTCATTGGCGCTGGACAGATTGGTAACAGGCAGAGCGGCGGTGGCAGCGTTCATATTCAAGGCTTCCTGGGCAAGCGGCGGGTTATTCCCGCACGCTTGGCCCTACTGGGGTGTTCGACAATTGGCCGTATCGGCTACGTGTGTTGGCTTGCCACCAATAGGTGACCGATCGGAGGCGGCAGGCTGTCCCGAGCGGAGCTTGCTAAATCGCCATGCAGTGCAAGTGTCGTAGCGGTAATAGGTGGCGTAGTTCATGTCGTGATTCCTTAAGTGTTCTTGCAAAATTTTATGAAGGGCTTTTGTCTGCAGGCCAAAAAACAAAACCCCCGGTCGGGGAGCCGACCGGGGGTTAGATTTCTCTGGCAGGCGACCCCTTGAGTAGTGGCCGCCGATTTCAGGTATCAGGCGCGCCAGTGGCTAAACCAATACCCAAAATAAAAGCTTACCGCTGCGCTCGAACCGCATACACGGGTAGCCGACACCGAGCGCGGGGCGCTGGCAGCAGGGCAAACCTGGGTGTGGGTGAGTTGCAACATGGTGTGTCTCCAAATGATGGGGGGAGCTTACTCGAGGCACGCAGGAGGATTCAATGGGTAATTTCTATCGCTTGGGGGTACTTAGCGCTATTGACCGAGATATGCTTGTAACACTTTGATATTGATTGCCTGGACGCGACCATGACTGCCTTTGCCCTTGCTGCTGCTCAAACGATCGCCGTTGCGGGCGACATACCTGCCAATCTCCAGCGGCATCTGGCGTTCATGGGCGTGGCAGCGGAGCACGGTGTGCAAGTGTTGGTGTTTCCAGAGTTGTCATTGACAGGCTATGAGCCGGCATTGGCTGCCGGGTTGGCAATCGCCCCGGATGACACGGTACTCGCGCCGCTGCGTGAAATGGCGCAGGCGCTGAGGCTGACGGCGGTGGTGGGGATGCCGATCCGTTTGGCGCCTGAGGCCGGTGTGTCGATCGGCGCATTGGTGTTGGGGGCGGACGGCTCCCTGGCGGTGTACACCAAGCAGCACCTGCATCCGGGTGAAGAGGTTGCATTTGTCCCGGGGCAGGGCGGTGCTGTACTCGAGTGGGGTGGCGAGCGGATTGCGCTGGCGGTGTGTGCGGACTTTTCCCACGCAAGTCATGCACTTTCTGCCGTTGAAACCGGGGCGAATGTGTACGCCGCAGGTGTGTTGATCAGTGAAGGCGGCTACGCAACAGACAGCGCCCTACTGCAGGGCTACGCCGCTGAGCATGGCCTGTTGGTGTTGATGGCCAATCATGGTGGCCCATCCGGCGGCTACGTGTGCGCGGGCCGCAGTGCGATCTGGGCCGATGATGGCAGCTTGCTGGCTGCGGTGCCGGGTGCAGGGGACGCATTGGTGATAGCCCGCCGCGAAAACGGACAGTGGTCTGGCCAAGTGATGGCTCTGTAAATGGCATTCCACCTGCGCGCCGCGACGGATCGCGACCTGGCATTCGCACGCACACTGACCCACGAGGCCATGAGCGGCTATTACACGCAATATGGCCTGCTGTGGTCCAACGACGGTTTTGATACCGCGTGGGCCGGTCGGGAAAACTGGCTGATTTGCCGCGACGACTGCGTCCTGGGCTTTATCAGCCTGAGTCGTGACAGCCGGGCGCTGTATATCCGCGAACTGCATCTGCTCGAAAGCTGTCGCAAGCAGGGTGCTGGCAGTTGGGTGCTGGAGCAGATGGCGCTCAAGGCCTGTGCACAGGGCTTGTTGCGCTTGACCGTGTTCAAGACCAACCCGGCGAAACGCCTCTATCAGCGCATGGGGCTGAACATCGTCGGGGAGGAAGATTGCTTCTGGCGGATGGAGCGCGTCTGCCCCTCAAGCTAAACCTGCGCCGAATCCTAATAAGCGCATACTGACCTTAGGAGACGACTTCCTGATCGTTGTTTTGGCCATCAGCCTCAGAAAGGATGATCCCTTCTTTCATGCCCAAAAGGACCGCTACCTTATGGGCCTCACCACGCCGTCCCTTTTTGCGTCCAGCGAGCACTTGATAGGTGGTTGCCGGATCAACGCCATGTTCACGGGCGAACGCTTGAACTGACTTTCCTTGATGTTCCAGCCAGGCCTTGGCTTGTGCAGCAGTACGGATTCCGGGCATAGTTCAAAACCGTTCAAGTTCGTTTAACAAAGAGATGAGTGTGTCACCTCTTGGGGTGTGCCAAATAGGATCATACATCCAAATGAGTGGAATCGGTTCGCGTTTGAGGCAAGAAAGAGAGCGACTTGGCCTGTCGCAAAAAGTTTTTGGTGAGATCGGAGGCGTTGAAGCCAATGCACAAGGTAAATATGAAAGTGGAGGGCGCGCGCCTAAAGCGGACTACTTGTCTCGTGTCGCCGAAAGAGGTGTAGATATCCTGTATGTGTTGACCGGGGAATGCCACGCCGATTCAATCGGAACACCTAAGCCGGGTCGAAGAGAAAGTATTGGGCGATTACCGGGCGATGTTCAAGGAAGATCAGGATGCTATCCGCCGCTTGACTTCAACCCTGGCCGAGCATTCATTTCATTTGAATGGCAAAGCCAAGGCGCAATCCCAGGATTCCTGACGTTTTACCCCGCAAACTCGGTCGCCCGCCATTCGGCGGGCGAGTGCGGTTCGTTCAAACGCTATATATATGACGCTTGCAGCTAGGTCTGCGCCTTGGTTTTTTGCTAAGGTGTTCAGCAACCTATAAGACCATATCGCGAGGTGTCTGCTTGATTAGGGTGCTA
Proteins encoded in this window:
- a CDS encoding GNAT family N-acetyltransferase gives rise to the protein MAFHLRAATDRDLAFARTLTHEAMSGYYTQYGLLWSNDGFDTAWAGRENWLICRDDCVLGFISLSRDSRALYIRELHLLESCRKQGAGSWVLEQMALKACAQGLLRLTVFKTNPAKRLYQRMGLNIVGEEDCFWRMERVCPSS
- a CDS encoding DNA-binding protein, which codes for MPGIRTAAQAKAWLEHQGKSVQAFAREHGVDPATTYQVLAGRKKGRRGEAHKVAVLLGMKEGIILSEADGQNNDQEVVS
- a CDS encoding carbon-nitrogen hydrolase family protein → MTAFALAAAQTIAVAGDIPANLQRHLAFMGVAAEHGVQVLVFPELSLTGYEPALAAGLAIAPDDTVLAPLREMAQALRLTAVVGMPIRLAPEAGVSIGALVLGADGSLAVYTKQHLHPGEEVAFVPGQGGAVLEWGGERIALAVCADFSHASHALSAVETGANVYAAGVLISEGGYATDSALLQGYAAEHGLLVLMANHGGPSGGYVCAGRSAIWADDGSLLAAVPGAGDALVIARRENGQWSGQVMAL
- a CDS encoding 3-deoxy-7-phosphoheptulonate synthase; this translates as MNAATAALPVTNLSSANEALTQRLPSSLELKHQLPLSPFLNEQIHAHRQAVRAILNGEDKRLLVIVGPCSIHDPESAMEYARNLKKLALEVSDQMLLVIRAYVEKPRTTIGWKGLAYDPHLDGSDDMAAGLTLSRQLMREMLRLGLPVATELLQPMAAGYFDDLLSWVAIGARTTESQIHREMASGLGMPVGFKNGTDGGVAIACDAMRSASHPHRHFGVDSQGHPAIIQTPGNPDTHLVLRGGHRGPNYDEQSVAQVKHDLAKSKVAARIMVDCSHANSGKDPLRQPAVFNEVLEQRLQGDSSLIGMMLESHLFEGCQPLSASMQYGVSVTDGCLGWDATEQLLRNAAQRLRERTTLA
- the dkgB gene encoding 2,5-didehydrogluconate reductase DkgB; amino-acid sequence: MSTAPHTIPAFGLGTFRLQGKVVIDSVSTALELGYRAIDTAQIYENEAEVGQAIADSGIPRDELFITSKIWIAHFAEGQLIPSLRESLRKLRTDHLDLTLIHWPSPEDQVPVAEFMGQLLEAKRLGLTRQIGISNFTLDLMKQAIAAVGAENIATNQIELHPYLQNRKVVDFATAHGIRITSYMTLAYGEVLNDPVIQQIAEHHQATAAQVTLAWAMQMGYAVIPSSTQRANLQSNLKAQQLTLSAAELAKIAGLERGHRLTSPKGIAPLWD